A single genomic interval of Antechinus flavipes isolate AdamAnt ecotype Samford, QLD, Australia chromosome 1, AdamAnt_v2, whole genome shotgun sequence harbors:
- the RANBP1 gene encoding ran-specific GTPase-activating protein isoform X1, with translation MAAAKEAHEEHDTSTENVDDSNHDPQFEPIVSLPEQEIKTLEEDEEELFKMRAKLFRFASENDLPEWKERGTGDVKLLKHKEKGTIRLLMRRDKTLKICANHYITPLMELKPNAGSDRAWVWNTHADFADESPKPELLAIRFLNAENAQKFKAKFEECRSELEEKEKKAGVGKESRTEKVVEKFSELSVKEEKEEEKEKEEKEGGPEPESSEAPAKETKDQDVLLQ, from the exons ATGGCGGCCGCCAAG GAAGCCCACGAGGAGCACGACACCTCCACCGAGAACGTGGACGACTCTAATCACGATCCACAGTTCGAGCCCATCGTGTCTCTTCCAGAGCAGGAAATCAAGACCctggaggaagatgaggaggagctATTTAAGAT GAGGGCCAAGCTGTTCCGGTTTGCATCTGAGAACGACCTTCCCGAATGGAAAGAGCGAGGGACGGGCGACGTGAAGCTGCTGAAACACAAGGAGAAGGGGACCATCCGCCTGCTCATGAGAAGGGACAAGACTCTGAAGATCTGTGCAAATCACTATA TAACACCACTGATGGAACTGAAGCCCAACGCGGGCAGCGACAGGGCCTGGGTCTGGAACACACACGCCGACTTCGCCGATGAAAGCCCCAAGCCCGAACTGCTGGCGATTCGATTCCTAAATGCAGAAA ATGCCCAGAAGTTCAAGGCAAAATTTGAAGAATGCAGGAGCgaattggaagaaaaagaaaagaaag CAGGAGTAGGCAAGGAAAGCAGAACCGAAAAAGTGGTGGAGAAGTTCTCGGAGCTGTCggtgaaggaggagaaagaggaggagaaggagaaggaggagaaagaaggcgGCCCAGAGCCCGAGAGCTCCGAGGCGCCTGCGAAGGAGACCAAGGACCAGGACGTGTTACTGCAATAA
- the RANBP1 gene encoding ran-specific GTPase-activating protein isoform X2, with protein MAAAKEAHEEHDTSTENVDDSNHDPQFEPIVSLPEQEIKTLEEDEEELFKMRAKLFRFASENDLPEWKERGTGDVKLLKHKEKGTIRLLMRRDKTLKICANHYITPLMELKPNAGSDRAWVWNTHADFADESPKPELLAIRFLNAENAQKFKAKFEECRSELEEKEKKGVGKESRTEKVVEKFSELSVKEEKEEEKEKEEKEGGPEPESSEAPAKETKDQDVLLQ; from the exons ATGGCGGCCGCCAAG GAAGCCCACGAGGAGCACGACACCTCCACCGAGAACGTGGACGACTCTAATCACGATCCACAGTTCGAGCCCATCGTGTCTCTTCCAGAGCAGGAAATCAAGACCctggaggaagatgaggaggagctATTTAAGAT GAGGGCCAAGCTGTTCCGGTTTGCATCTGAGAACGACCTTCCCGAATGGAAAGAGCGAGGGACGGGCGACGTGAAGCTGCTGAAACACAAGGAGAAGGGGACCATCCGCCTGCTCATGAGAAGGGACAAGACTCTGAAGATCTGTGCAAATCACTATA TAACACCACTGATGGAACTGAAGCCCAACGCGGGCAGCGACAGGGCCTGGGTCTGGAACACACACGCCGACTTCGCCGATGAAAGCCCCAAGCCCGAACTGCTGGCGATTCGATTCCTAAATGCAGAAA ATGCCCAGAAGTTCAAGGCAAAATTTGAAGAATGCAGGAGCgaattggaagaaaaagaaaagaaag GAGTAGGCAAGGAAAGCAGAACCGAAAAAGTGGTGGAGAAGTTCTCGGAGCTGTCggtgaaggaggagaaagaggaggagaaggagaaggaggagaaagaaggcgGCCCAGAGCCCGAGAGCTCCGAGGCGCCTGCGAAGGAGACCAAGGACCAGGACGTGTTACTGCAATAA